The Caulobacter sp. 73W region ATCAGGGCGGGCGCGATCAGGCTGACCGCCATCAACAGCAGACGGCGCCTCACGGTGGGCGCCTGCTTGATCTTGGTCTTACGCACGTACTCGGTCACATCCCTACCCCGACCCAAGGGCCGCGTGCAGGCACGCACGCCCGCACGCTCGGGTCAAGGCAAAGGTCAGACCTTTGCCTGATCCTGGACCTGGGCGACCACCAGGGCGGTCATGTTGACCACCCCCCGCGCCGTGACGCTGGGCACCAGCGCATGCAGCGGCTTGGACAGGCCCAGCATCAGCGGGCCGACGATCTGGCTTTCGGTCGCCGCGCTCAACAGGGTCAGGGCGATGTTCGCCGCGTCCAGGCTGGGCATGATCAGCAGGTTGGCCGAACCGGTCAGCGGGCTGCCGGTGACGAAACGCCCGCGCAGGGCCTCGCTCAGGGCCGCGTCGGCGTGCATCTCGCCGTCCACTTCCAGGTCCGGCGCGCGGTCGCGGATCAGGCCGAGGGCCTGGCGCATCTTGCGGGCGGTGGGCGAATTGGACGCCCCGAAGCTGGAGTGCGACAGCAGGGCCGCCTTGGGCGTCAAGCCGAAGCGGCGCACCGCCTCCGCCGACAGCAGGGTCAATTCCGCGATCTGCTCGGCGGTCGGGTCCACGTTCACATGGGTGTCGGTCAGGAACAGCGTGCCGCTGTTCAGGATGATCGCCGACAGGGCCGAGATGCGGTCCACGCCCTTGCGCGCCGGCACGATGGGCAAGGCGTAGGTGACGTGCTTCCACCAGTCGCCGGCCCCGCCCACCAGGGCGGCGTCGACCAGACCGGCCTTCAGCAGCATGGCGGCGGCCACGGTCGGGCGGGTGGCGACGCGGCGGGCGGCGGCCAGCGGCGGCACGCCCTTGCGCGCGATCAGAGCCTGATAGTCGGCCACAAGCGGATCGAACACGTCGCGGTCGGCGCTGGGGTCGAACACCTCGACGTCCTTGCCGATCTTGAAGCGCAGGCCCAGCGAGCGGGTGGTGTTCTCGATCACCTCGCGGCGGCCGATCAGCACCGGGCGGGCCAGGCCCTCGTCCAGCACCGCCTGCACGGCGCGCAGGACGCGTTCGTCCTCGCCCTCGGCATAGGCCACGCGGGCCGGCGACTTGCGGGCGCGGTCGAACACCGGGCGCATCAGCTGGCCGGAGCGATAGACGAACTGCTCCAGCTCGCTGCGATAGGCGTCGAAGTCCTCGATGGCGCGCGTGGCGACGCCGCTGTCCATGGCGGCCCGGGCCACGGCGGGCGCGACCTCCAGGATCAGGCGCGGATCGAAGGGCTTGGGGATGATGTAGTCGGAGCCGAACACCGGGGCCGAGCCATAGGCGCCGGCCACCACTTCGCTGGCCTCGACGCGGGCGAGCGAGGCGATCGCCTCCACCGCCGCGGCCTTCATCGCCTCGTTGATCTCGGTGGCGCCGACATCCAGCGCGCCGCGGAAGATGAAGGGGAAGCACAGGACATTGTTGACCTGGTTCGGATAGTCCGACCGCCCCGTGGCCATGATCGCGTCGGGGCGCGCCTCGGCCACCAGTTCCGGCAGGATTTCCGGCTCCGGATTGGCCATGGCCAGGATCAGCGGCTTGTCCGCCAGGAGCGGCAGCCATTCCGGCTTGAACACGCGCGGCGCCGACAGGCCCAGGAACACGTCCGCCCCGCTGATCACCTCGCCCAGGGTGCGGGCGTCGGTCTTGCGGGCGTAGCGCGCCATGTTCGACGGCATGTCGGCCTGGCGGCCCTCATAGACCACGCCGTCGATGTCGGTCAGGGTCACGTTCTGCGCCGGCAGGCCCATGGCCACCAGCAGGTCCACGCAGGCCAGGGCCGCGGCGCCCGCGCCCGAGGTGACCAGCTTGATCGACTGCAGGTCCTTGCCCTGCAGGACCAGGGCGTTGCGGACGGCGGCGGCGCAGACGATGGCGGTGCCGTGCTGGTCGTCGTGGAAGACCGGGATCTTCATCCGCTCGCGCAGGCGGCGCTCGATCTCGAAGCACTCCGGCGCCTTGATGTCTTCCAGGTTGATGCCGCCGAAGGTCGGCTCCAGCGCCGCCACCACCTCGACGAACAGGTCCGGGTCGTTGGCGTCCACTTCCAGGTCGAACACGTCGATGCCGGCGAACTTCTGGAACAGGACGGCCTTGCCCTCCATCACCGGCTTGCCGGCCAGCGGGCCGATGTTGCCCAGGCCCAGGACCGCCGTGCCGTTGGAGATCACCGCCACCAGATTGCCCCGCGCGGTGTAGTCGCGCGCCGTGTCCGGATCAGCGACGATCGCCTCGCACGCGGCGGCCACGCCCGGGGAATAGGCCAGCGCCAGGTCGTGCTGAGTCGCCATGCGCTTGGTCGGCTCGACCCTCAGCTTCCCCGGTCGCGGAAGGCGGTGATAGTCGAGTGCGGCCTTGCGGAAATCGTCTTTCATCGTCGCCCTGTCTGGCTGCGCGGTTTCTTTTCGACCGGTCTGCGCCGGCTGTGGGGGTTCCATCGCCGCCCGGCGCCGTCGGGGCAACCCCTTTTCCCCGGCGGGCCCATGAAAACCCGAGTTGGCGGCTTCTTCGCCACCCGCCCATTGCGCTTCGATAATTATTGCTATCCCATGCCACGGGTACGCGCGGCCTCGACGCCGGCGACGAAATAAGAGCCGTGGGAGGCAGGGTCATGAGGAAGCTGATGGTGGCGGTCAGCCTGTGGGCGATCGCCGGCGCCGCCAATGCGGCGGTCATCAAGGTCACGCCGGACGGCGACAGCCAGGAAAAGGTCCAGACCGCCCTGCTCGACGCCAAGCCAGGCGACGTGGTCGAACTGGCCGCGGGCAAGTTCGTGTTCACAGACGGCCTGTCCCTGGACATCGATAATGTCACGGTGCGCGGCGCCGGGCCGGACAAGACCATCCTGTCCTTCGCCGGCCAGAAGGGCGCGGGCGAAGGCCTGCTGATCACCTCCGACAAGGTCACGATCCGCGACCTGGCGGTCGAGGACAGCAAGGGCGACGGGCTGAAGGCCAAGGACGTCGACCAGATCAGCTTCCTCAATGTCCGCGTCGAATGGACCGGCGGGCCAAAGGAAAGCAACGGCGCCTACGGCGTCTATCCGGTCAGCTCCACCAACGTCCTGGTCGACCGCGCCGTGGTGCGCGGGGCCTCCGACGCCGGCATCTATGTGGGCCAGTCCAAGAACATCATCGTCAAGAACAGCACGGCGGAGATGAACGTCGCCGGCATCGAGATCGAGAACTGCTGGAACGCCGACGTCTTCGACAACCTGGCCACCCGCAACACCGGCGGCATCCTGGTCTTCGACATGCCCAGCCTGCCGCAGAAGGACGGCCATTCGGTCCGCGTCTTCCGCAACAGGGTGGTCAAGAACGACGTCGCCAACTTCGCGCCCAAGGGCAACATCGTCGCCTCGGTCCCCACGGGCACTGGCGTGATGGTCATGGCGAACCGGAATGTCCACGTTTTCGGCAACGAGATCGACGAGAACCAGACCGCCGCAGTCATGCTGGTGGCGTTCCAGAAGGAGTACGACGACGCCGACTACAATCCCCTCCCCCGCGAGGTGGTGGTGCGGGACAACAAGATCGGCAAGAACGGCTTTGCGCCCCAGTTCCCCGGCGGCGCTGAGCTGGCTCAAGCCGTCGGCGGCGTGATCCCGCCGATCCTGTGGGACGGGGTGACCACCTACGCCAAGGGCGCGCAGAAGATCTCCATCCCCGCAAAGATGCGCCTGACTGACGGGCCGGTGCTGAACCTCAACCTCGCCGCTCCGGCGGCCATGGACACCGCCAAGCCGGGCGTCGAGCCGACGATCCAGGCCGGCGGCGCCATCGCCGAGCCGGCGGCGGTCGTCCTGCCGGCGGAACAGGCCAAGCTCGCCTCGTGAGCCTGGTTCGCGCCTTCGCGATCGCCGCCGTCGGCCTTGCGGCCCTGACGGCGGCGAGCCCGTCCGCCCCGGTCGCCGCCGACCTGCTGCTGGCCCAGACGCCGGCGCAGACCCTTGATGCGTATGGGCTTTTCACCGACGCGGGGGCGCGGCGTCCGGCGGCGCGGGTCGTGCCCTATGACCTGAACACCCCGCTGTTCAGCGACTATGCCGAGAAGTTCCGTTACGTCTTCGTCCCGCCCGGCCAGAAGGTCCGCTATGCGGCCGAGGGCGCGCTGGAGTTCCCGGTCGGCACGGCGCTGATCAAGACGTTCGCCTACCCGGCCGACTTCCGTCGCCCAAATGACAACATCCGCTTCGTCGAGACCCGCCTGCTGATCCGCAAGGCCGACGGCTGGTTCGCCCAGACCTATGTCTGGAACGCCGAGCAGACCAAGGCGACGCTGAAGCGCGCGGGCGCCCGCATGGACGTGTCCTTCATCGACGCCGCGGGCAAGACCGAGACGATCAACTACGCCGTGCCCAACACCAATCAGTGCAAGGAGTGCCATTCGCTCGACGGCGAGATCGCGCCGATCGGCCCGAAGGCGCGGAATCTCAACGGAGAATTCGACTACAGATCCAGGAGTGACTTCAGCGACTTAAGACGCGACTTCGGCGACGTCGGAGACAAGGCGAACCAGATCGCCCTGTGGACCCGGATCGGCCTGCTGGAGGGCGCGCCGGCCCCGGCCGCCATTCCCGCCACCGCCCGCTGGGATGACCCCAAGGCGCCGCTGGAGGCGCGGGCGCGCGCCTATCTCGACGCCAACTGCGCGCATTGCCACAACCCACGCGGCATGGCCTCCAACAGCGGGCTTTTCCTGAACCTGGAGGAGAAGCGCGCCAACCACCTGGGGATCGGCAAGAACCCGGTGGCCGCCGGACGCGGCGCGGGCGGACTAGCGGTGTCGATCCGGCCCGGCGACCCGGACGCCTCGATCCTGGCCTATCGCATGGCGTCCAGGGAGCCGGGCGTGATGATGCCGGAGCTCGGCCGCAGCGTCACCCACCGCGAGGGGGTGGAGCTGGTGCGGGCCTACATCGCGGGGATGAGGCCACCCCCTCCTGCCCCGTAGCGAAGCGTGCGGGGGAGGTGGATCGGCGCGTCAGCGACGAGACGGAGGGGGCGCTAACTGAAATTCAGCAGAGCGCCCCCTCCACCACTTCGTGGTCCCCCTCCCCCGCAAGCGGGGCAGGAGAAGAGCCTAATCCTCGAACACCCGGCGCAGCCAGCGCGCGGCTTCGGCCACGGCGGCTTCGGGCGGGATGCGGTCTTCCTCGGCCATCATCTCTTCCAGGCTGAAGCCGAACTCGACGGACAGGCGCACCCGCCGCCAGATCACGTCGCGCGGCAGATGCGGCAGGAGGGGCGCATAGACCTCGGTCATGCGGTCGCTGACGATGCGGTGGGACTCCAGCCGCACATGGGCCAGCTGCGGCACCGCACGCAGGGCGCGCAGGGTCCAGATCGCGCCGGGCTCGCTGGCGTTGACCTCGGCGTTGGCGACGATCAGCTCCTCGACCGCGCCGGACACCGCTTCCCAGCCGTTGGGGCCGTGGCGGTCCAGCCAGGCGAACAGCACCGCGTTCTGGCGCGACATCAGCCGGGCGCCCAGCGCCTCCAGCACGCCGTACTTGTCCTTGAAATAGCGATACAGCGCCGGCGGGGTCATGCCCGCCCGCGCGCAGATCATGTTGGTGGAGATCCGCTCGATCCCCACCTCGCCCAACAATTCGCCCGCCACATCCAGCAAGCGCTCATAGGTCTGGCGCGCCCGCTCCTGCTGCGGAACCTGCCTTAGCCCCTCCACCCCTGGCATGAGCTCTTACTTTCGTGCGGCCGCGGACTGGGCGCGGATCGGCTTGAATTCCGATCCCTCGTTCCAGTCGGGCCAGCGGTTGGAGTTGGCGACTTCCTTGCCCATCTCGAACAGCAGCTGGGCGTCCTGGGCCGCGCCCCGGAAGTCCATGTTCGGGCTCCAGGCGTCGCAGGTCTGGTGGTAGCACTTGGCCGTATAATCAGCGACCCAGGCGTCGCCGGCGGCGCGGCCGCCCTCGATCAGGTCATGGCCGCCGCCCAGCCCCATCAGCAGCAGCACCGGCACGCCGCGGCGGGCGAGCGAGAAGTGGTCGGCGCGATAGAACAGCGCCCGTTCCGGCTTGGCGTCCGGCGTCACCACGCGGTTCTGGCGCGCGGCGGCCTTGGCGAGGTCGGCTTCCAGTTCGTTCTGGCCATAGCCGATCAGCACCACGTCCTTGGCCGGGCCGGCGGTCTGAAGCACGTCCATGGTGTAGTTGGCGGCCGTCAGCTCGAGCGGCAGGGTCGGATGCGCGCCGTAGTATTCGCTGCCCAGAAGGCCGCGCTCCTCGGCGGTCCAGGCGGCGAACATCACCGTGCGCTCCGGGGCGGGGCCGGCCTTGAACAGGCGGGCGATCTCGATCATCCCGGCCAGGCCGATGGCGTCGTCCAGGGCGCCGGGACGGATGGTCTTGCCGTCGGCCGAGGCCGGACCGATGCCGTAGGCGTCCCAGTGGCCGGCGTACATGATCAACTCGTTGGGGCGCTTGGCGCCGGTGATCTTGCCCAGCACGTTCTCGCTGGCGACCTGCTCGTGCTTCAGGGCGTAGTCGGCGGAGAAGGTCGCGTCCTTCAGTTCGACCGGGCGGAAGTCGTTGCGCCGCGCGGCGATCTTCAGCGCTTCCAGATCCTGGCCCGAACGCTTCAGCAGGTCGGCGCCCGCCTCGCGGCTCAGCCAGGCCTGCAGCAGCACCTTGTCCTTGGCCGGATCGGCGCGGACGACGTCGAAGCCCTCGCCGTTGTTGGCGGCCGCCGTGGTCCAGCCGTAACCGGCGCCCGGCGTCTCGTGGATGATGATCGAGGCGATGGCCCCGCGACGCGCGGCTTCTTCGTGCTTGTAGCTCCAGCGGGCGTAGTAGGTCGCCGCTTGGCCGCCGAACTTGCCGATCGGGTCCTCGCCGGCCTTGGCCTCGAAGTCTGGGTCGTTGATCAGGAAGACCGCGACCTTCCCCTTCAGATCGACGCCCTTGTAGTCGTCCCAGCCGCGTTCCGGCGCGGAGACGCCATAGCCCACGAAGACCAGCGGCGCCTTGGCGATGGCCACATGATCCGTCGGACGCAGGGACAGGATGCTGATCTCCTCGCCCTGGCGCAGGGGCACGGCATGGCCGCCGACCGAGAAGGACATGGCCGCGTCCTTGGGGACGAAGGTGTGCAGCAGGGCCACGGGCTGGGTCCAGCCGCCCTTTTCGCCGGCCGGCTCCATGCCCGCGGCTTTGAACTGGGCGATCAGGTAGTCGATGGTCGGCTTCTCGCCAGGGCCGCCCGGCGCACGGCCCATGAAGGCGTCCGACGACATGGCCTTGGTGATCTCCGACATCCGGGCGGGATCGACCGTCTGCGCCTGCGCCAGACCTCCGAACAGAACGGCGGCGGTGGTGAGGGCGAGGGTGCGCAGACGCATGGTGAAGAACTCTCCGAAGACTCAGGGGCGACCCTAGGCCTGCCGCGAGCCCAACGCTAGCGGCCCACGATCAGCAGTTGATTCTTCACGAAGCCCAGGCTGCGCATCCGGCCGATCAGGGCCTGGACTTGCCCGTCCGGCATGGACGGCTGGCGCGACAGCAGGGCGACGAACTCTCCATCCGAGGTGCTGGCGATCATCCAGCCATAGTCGTCCGACCGGTCGATGACCCAGTACTTGCGCCGCAGCAGGCCGCCAAAGAAGCTGGCCTCGAACTTGGCGTTCGTCCCCGGATCCAGCACGCGGGCCCGCGTCTCGACCGACCGCAGCGGGCCCGTGGACGATCCCTTGCGGCAGGTCTGGGCGATGTCGAAGGTTCCGTCCGAGCGCTGCGACCACAGCTGGCTGGCGGCGTGGCAGTTCTTCTGACCGTCGTTGGGCGTGCGGACGATCTCGTACCAGCGGCCCATGAAGCGGTCGATCTCGATGGATTTACGCGGCTCCGGCGCCGCGGCCAGGGCGACGCTCGGCAACGCCATGGCGACTAACAGGGCGGCAAGCGTCCTCATGCCGGGCCACCCGGTTCGCCGATCGTCACGGCGTGCGGCGGCAGGGGCGGACGGTGGCGGAAGCCCACGCCCTTGCGCCAGATCTTCAGCGCCTCCCAATGGATGCCGGCCATCACCTTGAAGGTCAGCAGCGGGTGGCTGAGCCAGGCGCGCAGAAGCTGGCCGTCGGTCAGCGGCCGCCGCCGGCCCGCGAACGACGCGGTCAGCATCGGCCCCTGCCCGTCCGAGACGGTGATCGCCACGCTGGTCTTGTCGCCCGGCGGCTGGACGGTGAAGGCGTAGGCCAGGTCCATGTCCATGAACGGCGAGACGTAGAAGCGCTTGGGCGCGCTTTGGCGCACCGTGTCCCCGCCCTGTTCCGGCGTCGCGATCAGATAGTTGTGCCGCTCCCCGAAGGTGTTGCTGACCTCGTACAGGATCGCCGCCAGCGCCCCGTTCGACCGATGACAGAAGTACAGGCTCAGCGGATTGAAGCCGTAGCCGAGGATGCGCGGCATGGTCAGCAGGCGGATCGCGCCGCCCGCCTCGATCCCCGCCTCGGCCAGCCGCGCCTCGACCTGACCGCGCAGGGGCCGGCCGCTGCGGTCGCCATAGTCGGCGGCGTTGAAGCTCATCAGACCCAGCCGCCCGCGCGCCAGCAGTCTCAGCCGGGCCAGCACGCCGTCGATCGCATCGAGGTCCAGCAGCAGCATGAACACGCGATATCGCAGGACATGCTCGCGCGGCCGTACCCGCCAGTGCCGAACCTCTCCGACATAGAGCGCCGAGGCTTCGTCCATCAGACCGCCTCGACAGCCTCGACCGGCGCGGGATCGGCCAGGAAGATGCGGCCGCTTTCGTCCGCGACCTCCCACGGGCGGCGCACGCCGCCCAGTTGCTCGGCCACCGCCAGCCCGGCCTGCAAGCCGTCCTCGTGGAAGCCGGAGCCGAAATAGGCGCCGCAGAACCAGGTCCGCCGCGCCCCCTGCAACGGCCACAGCTGCTTCTGCGCGGCCATGGACCGGGCGTCGTAGTGCGGGTGGTCGTAATGCTCAGTGCGGATCACCGTGGCGGGGTCCGGCGCCTTGTGCGGGTTCAGGGTCAGGAACAGCGGCGTCGACCGGCGCAGGCCCTGCAGCTTGTTCATCCAGTAGGTCACCGAACCCGACGCCGGGTCGGCCCGCCAGCCGATGTGGTTCCAGCTGGCCCAGGCCAGCCGGCGTCGCGGCATCAGGCTGCGGTCGCCGTGCAGCACCGCGACATTGGGCGTGTAGCGGAACGCCCCCAGGATCGCCTGCTCCTCCGCCGACGGGTCCTCCAGCATCCGCAGGGCCTGGGGCGCGTGGGCGCCGATCACCACGTGATCGAAGGCCTGCGTCTGGCCATGGACGTCGCGCACCAGCACGCCGTCGGCCGTGCGCCGGACGGAGGCGACGCCGCAACCGGTGCGGATCTCGCCCCGGAAGGTCTCGGCCAGACGCGCGACATAGGCGCGGCTGCCGCCGCTGACCGTCCGCCAGGTCCGCCGCCCCAGGAAGCGCAGCAGGTCGTGGTTGTGGAAGAAGCGGATGAAGGCCGCCGCCGGATGCTCGCGCACCCCGGCCACGGTCGCCGACCAGATGGCCGCCGCCATGGGCAGCAGGTGATCCTCCTGCACCGCCGCGCAGTAGCCGCGCGCATGCAGGTATTCGCCCAGCGAGATGACCGGATCGAGCGTCGGCAGCTCTTCCGGCGCCGTGCGGTAGAAGCGGTTCAGGTCGCGCAGCATGGCCCAGAACCGGGGCCGCACCAGGCTGCTGGGCCGGGCGAACAGCGAGGCCAGGTTGTGGCTGCCGTACTCGATCTCGCCATCGTCCAGCGACACCGCCAGAGACATGTCGGCATGCTTGGTCGGCACGTTCAGGTGCGCGAACAACGCCGTCAGGTTGGGATAGTTGACCTCGTTATAGACGATGAAGCCGGTGTCGACCGCCGTGGCCTCGCCGCCGGGTTGGGGGGCGTCGACCGTGTTGGCGTGACCGCCCAGGCGGTCGGCGGCCTCATAGATCGTCACCTCGTGCCGCGACCCCAGCAGCCAGGCCGCCGACAGGCCGGACACGCCCGCCCCGATCACGGCGATGCGAAGGGGGCGTTCAGGGGACGTAACGGCTGACGGCATGCTTCCTCCGAGGTGTCTGCGGGGACAGCTACGGGCCCGAAGGCGTCACGGATGCGCGGGCGCATCCAAATGTCGCGCGGCGCCGTAGCTGCTGCTGACCGCGCCCGTTGCAAGGAAGGACCGCCGACGCATGAACCTGATCAACGCCTTTCAGGACGCGCCCGCGCCTGACTTCGTCACCCGCCCCGCCATCGCCAGCCTGGTGGCCGGCGCGCGGCGCGGCCTGGCCCAGGAGCGCCGCCCCGACCTGGAGGCGCGGTTCGCCGCCGAGATGGCCCAACGCGCGGTGGCCGAGCACACGGACGCCGCCAACACCCAGCACTACGAACTGCCGCCCCGGTTCTTCGAATGCGTGCTGGGGCCGCGTCTGAAGTACTCGTCCTGCCTCTATCCCGAGGCCGCCTCCACCCTGGCCGAGGCGGAGGTGTTCGCCCTCGCCGCCGCGTGCAGCCACGCCGACCTGAAGGACGGCCAGCAGGTGCTGGAACTGGGCTGCGGCTGGGGTTCGCTGTCGCTGTGGATGGCCGAGCAGTACCCCGCCTCGCGCATCACCGCCGTGTCCAATTCCCGCCCCCAACGCGAGCACATCGAGGCCCAGGCGCAGGCGCGCGGCCTGACCAATCTGCGGGTCATCACCGCCGACATGAACGACTTTGACATCGCCGAATATTTCGACCGGATCGTCTCGGTGGAGATGTTCGAGCACATGGCCAACTGGCGCGCCCTGCTGACCCGGGCCAAGGGCTGGCTGGCGCCGGAGGGGCGGATGTTCATCCACGTCTTCACCCACGCCGACACGCCCTATCGCTTCGAGGTCAGCGACCGCAGCGACTTCATCGCCCAGCACTTCTTCACCGGCGGCGTGATGCCCAGCCATGGCCTGATCCGCCAGTTCCCCGACCTGTTCGAGGTCGAGGCCGAGTGGCGCTGGAGCGGCGAGCACTACGAGCGCACCGCCTATGACTGGCTGGCCAACATGGACGCGCACCGCGACGAGATCGCCGGGCTGATGCGCCAGGTCTATGGCCCGGACGCCAAGCTGTGGACGCGCCGCTGGCGGCGGTTCTTCATGGCCACCGCCGGCCTGTTCGGGGACAGCGGCGGAAACGTCTGGGGCGTCAGCCATTACCGATTGAAAGCCGCCTAGGGAGAACGCCCGTGCAGTACGTCTTCGCCTATCTGGGAGCCGGCGTCGGCTTCGTCGTGCTCGACGCCATCTGGCTGACCTTCTCCACGCCCCGGCTCTACAAGCCGATCCTCGGCGACCTGCTGGCGCAGAAGGTGTCGATGCCGCCGGCCGTCGCCTTCTATCTGATCTATCTGGCGGGGATCGTGCTGTTCGCCGTCGAGCCGGGACTGAAGGCCGGGTCAGCGACGCGGACAGCCCTGATGGGCGCGGCGCTGGGCTTCGTCGCCTACGCCACCTACGACCTGACCAACCAGGCGACGCTGAAGGTGTGGTCGTGGAAGATCACCGCCGCCGACCTGACCTGGGGCGTCGTCCTCACCTGCGGCTCGGCGCTGGCGGGTTACGCGGCGGCACGTTTCTCCGAACGCTTCTGACGGTTGCCAGCGGACGCGGGTCATGCGACGCCTTGGTCCTCCTAGGGCCAAGGTTGTTGCATGAGCGTGATCACGGCGGACGAACAGCGCGCCCAGTTGAGCCGCGCCCTGCTGCGCACCGCCGCCGGCGACCGGCGCGCCCTGGAAGACGTCTATAATCGCACCTCGGCCAAACTATTCGGCGTCTGCCTGCGTATCTTGAACGACAGGAGCGAGGCCGAGGACGTGCTGCAGGAAGTCTATCTCAACGTCTGGCGAAAGGCTGACCAGTTCGATCCGGACCGGGCCAGCCCGATCACCTGGCTGTCGACCCTGGCCCGCAACCGCGCCATCGACCGCCTGCGCGTGGTCAGCCGCCGCGACGCCCGCCCCATCGACGAGGCGGCGGAGGTGTCCGACGACCGCCCATCGGCCTTCGACGAACTGAGCACGACCCAGGACGCCCAGCAGCTGTCGCGCTGCCTGGACGAGCTGGA contains the following coding sequences:
- a CDS encoding NADP-dependent malic enzyme, whose amino-acid sequence is MKDDFRKAALDYHRLPRPGKLRVEPTKRMATQHDLALAYSPGVAAACEAIVADPDTARDYTARGNLVAVISNGTAVLGLGNIGPLAGKPVMEGKAVLFQKFAGIDVFDLEVDANDPDLFVEVVAALEPTFGGINLEDIKAPECFEIERRLRERMKIPVFHDDQHGTAIVCAAAVRNALVLQGKDLQSIKLVTSGAGAAALACVDLLVAMGLPAQNVTLTDIDGVVYEGRQADMPSNMARYARKTDARTLGEVISGADVFLGLSAPRVFKPEWLPLLADKPLILAMANPEPEILPELVAEARPDAIMATGRSDYPNQVNNVLCFPFIFRGALDVGATEINEAMKAAAVEAIASLARVEASEVVAGAYGSAPVFGSDYIIPKPFDPRLILEVAPAVARAAMDSGVATRAIEDFDAYRSELEQFVYRSGQLMRPVFDRARKSPARVAYAEGEDERVLRAVQAVLDEGLARPVLIGRREVIENTTRSLGLRFKIGKDVEVFDPSADRDVFDPLVADYQALIARKGVPPLAAARRVATRPTVAAAMLLKAGLVDAALVGGAGDWWKHVTYALPIVPARKGVDRISALSAIILNSGTLFLTDTHVNVDPTAEQIAELTLLSAEAVRRFGLTPKAALLSHSSFGASNSPTARKMRQALGLIRDRAPDLEVDGEMHADAALSEALRGRFVTGSPLTGSANLLIMPSLDAANIALTLLSAATESQIVGPLMLGLSKPLHALVPSVTARGVVNMTALVVAQVQDQAKV
- a CDS encoding parallel beta-helix domain-containing protein; amino-acid sequence: MRKLMVAVSLWAIAGAANAAVIKVTPDGDSQEKVQTALLDAKPGDVVELAAGKFVFTDGLSLDIDNVTVRGAGPDKTILSFAGQKGAGEGLLITSDKVTIRDLAVEDSKGDGLKAKDVDQISFLNVRVEWTGGPKESNGAYGVYPVSSTNVLVDRAVVRGASDAGIYVGQSKNIIVKNSTAEMNVAGIEIENCWNADVFDNLATRNTGGILVFDMPSLPQKDGHSVRVFRNRVVKNDVANFAPKGNIVASVPTGTGVMVMANRNVHVFGNEIDENQTAAVMLVAFQKEYDDADYNPLPREVVVRDNKIGKNGFAPQFPGGAELAQAVGGVIPPILWDGVTTYAKGAQKISIPAKMRLTDGPVLNLNLAAPAAMDTAKPGVEPTIQAGGAIAEPAAVVLPAEQAKLAS
- a CDS encoding SO2930 family diheme c-type cytochrome, which produces MSLVRAFAIAAVGLAALTAASPSAPVAADLLLAQTPAQTLDAYGLFTDAGARRPAARVVPYDLNTPLFSDYAEKFRYVFVPPGQKVRYAAEGALEFPVGTALIKTFAYPADFRRPNDNIRFVETRLLIRKADGWFAQTYVWNAEQTKATLKRAGARMDVSFIDAAGKTETINYAVPNTNQCKECHSLDGEIAPIGPKARNLNGEFDYRSRSDFSDLRRDFGDVGDKANQIALWTRIGLLEGAPAPAAIPATARWDDPKAPLEARARAYLDANCAHCHNPRGMASNSGLFLNLEEKRANHLGIGKNPVAAGRGAGGLAVSIRPGDPDASILAYRMASREPGVMMPELGRSVTHREGVELVRAYIAGMRPPPPAP
- a CDS encoding TetR/AcrR family transcriptional regulator, whose translation is MPGVEGLRQVPQQERARQTYERLLDVAGELLGEVGIERISTNMICARAGMTPPALYRYFKDKYGVLEALGARLMSRQNAVLFAWLDRHGPNGWEAVSGAVEELIVANAEVNASEPGAIWTLRALRAVPQLAHVRLESHRIVSDRMTEVYAPLLPHLPRDVIWRRVRLSVEFGFSLEEMMAEEDRIPPEAAVAEAARWLRRVFED
- a CDS encoding M28 family peptidase encodes the protein MRLRTLALTTAAVLFGGLAQAQTVDPARMSEITKAMSSDAFMGRAPGGPGEKPTIDYLIAQFKAAGMEPAGEKGGWTQPVALLHTFVPKDAAMSFSVGGHAVPLRQGEEISILSLRPTDHVAIAKAPLVFVGYGVSAPERGWDDYKGVDLKGKVAVFLINDPDFEAKAGEDPIGKFGGQAATYYARWSYKHEEAARRGAIASIIIHETPGAGYGWTTAAANNGEGFDVVRADPAKDKVLLQAWLSREAGADLLKRSGQDLEALKIAARRNDFRPVELKDATFSADYALKHEQVASENVLGKITGAKRPNELIMYAGHWDAYGIGPASADGKTIRPGALDDAIGLAGMIEIARLFKAGPAPERTVMFAAWTAEERGLLGSEYYGAHPTLPLELTAANYTMDVLQTAGPAKDVVLIGYGQNELEADLAKAAARQNRVVTPDAKPERALFYRADHFSLARRGVPVLLLMGLGGGHDLIEGGRAAGDAWVADYTAKCYHQTCDAWSPNMDFRGAAQDAQLLFEMGKEVANSNRWPDWNEGSEFKPIRAQSAAARK
- a CDS encoding lipocalin family protein — its product is MRTLAALLVAMALPSVALAAAPEPRKSIEIDRFMGRWYEIVRTPNDGQKNCHAASQLWSQRSDGTFDIAQTCRKGSSTGPLRSVETRARVLDPGTNAKFEASFFGGLLRRKYWVIDRSDDYGWMIASTSDGEFVALLSRQPSMPDGQVQALIGRMRSLGFVKNQLLIVGR
- a CDS encoding DUF1365 domain-containing protein, whose product is MDEASALYVGEVRHWRVRPREHVLRYRVFMLLLDLDAIDGVLARLRLLARGRLGLMSFNAADYGDRSGRPLRGQVEARLAEAGIEAGGAIRLLTMPRILGYGFNPLSLYFCHRSNGALAAILYEVSNTFGERHNYLIATPEQGGDTVRQSAPKRFYVSPFMDMDLAYAFTVQPPGDKTSVAITVSDGQGPMLTASFAGRRRPLTDGQLLRAWLSHPLLTFKVMAGIHWEALKIWRKGVGFRHRPPLPPHAVTIGEPGGPA
- a CDS encoding NAD(P)/FAD-dependent oxidoreductase — its product is MPSAVTSPERPLRIAVIGAGVSGLSAAWLLGSRHEVTIYEAADRLGGHANTVDAPQPGGEATAVDTGFIVYNEVNYPNLTALFAHLNVPTKHADMSLAVSLDDGEIEYGSHNLASLFARPSSLVRPRFWAMLRDLNRFYRTAPEELPTLDPVISLGEYLHARGYCAAVQEDHLLPMAAAIWSATVAGVREHPAAAFIRFFHNHDLLRFLGRRTWRTVSGGSRAYVARLAETFRGEIRTGCGVASVRRTADGVLVRDVHGQTQAFDHVVIGAHAPQALRMLEDPSAEEQAILGAFRYTPNVAVLHGDRSLMPRRRLAWASWNHIGWRADPASGSVTYWMNKLQGLRRSTPLFLTLNPHKAPDPATVIRTEHYDHPHYDARSMAAQKQLWPLQGARRTWFCGAYFGSGFHEDGLQAGLAVAEQLGGVRRPWEVADESGRIFLADPAPVEAVEAV